The following proteins come from a genomic window of Geomonas sp. RF6:
- a CDS encoding YebC/PmpR family DNA-binding transcriptional regulator has product MSGHNKWSTIKHKKGAADAKRGKIFTKIIKEITVAAKIGGGDPDGNPRLRTAIDKAKAENMPKDNVERAIKKGVGGLEGTNYEETTYEGYGPGGTAVLVEVMTDNRNRTVSEVRSIFTKCNGNMGEAGCVAWLFDKKGLMIFPEGTDFDKLFEAAIEAGADDVTDEGDQIEVLTDPSSFNAVKEALEKAGFKPESAEVTMIPQTQVKLEGKQAENMLKLMERMEDCDDVQNVYANFDIAEEEMEKLM; this is encoded by the coding sequence ATGTCAGGTCATAATAAATGGAGCACCATCAAACATAAGAAGGGAGCTGCTGACGCCAAAAGAGGGAAGATCTTCACCAAAATCATCAAGGAGATCACCGTCGCAGCGAAAATCGGAGGTGGGGACCCGGACGGCAACCCGCGTCTCAGGACCGCCATCGACAAGGCGAAGGCCGAAAACATGCCGAAGGACAACGTCGAGCGCGCCATCAAGAAAGGTGTGGGCGGGCTCGAGGGCACCAACTACGAGGAGACGACCTACGAAGGGTACGGCCCCGGCGGTACCGCGGTTCTGGTGGAGGTCATGACCGACAACCGCAACCGCACCGTTTCCGAAGTCAGGAGTATCTTCACCAAGTGCAACGGCAACATGGGGGAGGCCGGCTGCGTCGCCTGGCTCTTCGACAAGAAAGGCCTCATGATCTTCCCGGAAGGGACCGACTTTGACAAGCTCTTCGAAGCCGCCATCGAGGCAGGCGCCGACGACGTCACCGACGAAGGGGACCAGATCGAGGTCCTCACCGACCCCTCCTCTTTCAACGCTGTGAAGGAAGCGCTGGAGAAGGCAGGCTTCAAGCCGGAGTCCGCAGAAGTTACCATGATCCCGCAGACTCAGGTAAAGCTGGAAGGAAAGCAGGCGGAGAACATGCTGAAACTCATGGAGCGCATGGAAGACTGCGACGACGTACAAAACGTCTACGCGAACTTCGACATCGCCGAAGAGGAAATGGAAAAACTGATGTAG
- the ruvC gene encoding crossover junction endodeoxyribonuclease RuvC encodes MIILGIDPGSRITGYGLISKQGNRLIHLDNGAIFTQSAKEFPERLAKIYSGLSVIIDEFKPDAVAVENVFLAKNAQSALKLGQARGAAIVAAVSAGLPVFEYTALQVKQAVVGTGRAEKVQVQQMIKALLNLPEIAQEDASDSLAVAICHAHSSAMNAIRMRA; translated from the coding sequence TTGATAATTTTAGGAATTGATCCCGGCTCCCGGATCACCGGTTACGGCCTCATCTCCAAGCAGGGGAACCGCCTGATCCATCTGGACAACGGCGCCATCTTCACCCAGAGTGCGAAGGAGTTCCCGGAGCGCTTGGCGAAGATCTACAGCGGGCTCAGCGTCATCATCGATGAGTTCAAGCCGGACGCGGTCGCGGTGGAAAACGTTTTTCTGGCGAAGAACGCGCAGAGCGCCCTCAAGCTCGGGCAGGCGCGGGGGGCAGCGATCGTCGCGGCCGTATCGGCGGGGCTGCCGGTCTTTGAATATACTGCCCTCCAGGTAAAGCAGGCGGTGGTGGGAACCGGGCGGGCCGAGAAGGTACAGGTGCAGCAGATGATCAAGGCGCTCCTGAACCTCCCGGAGATCGCCCAGGAGGACGCCTCGGACTCCCTGGCCGTTGCGATCTGCCACGCGCACTCCTCGGCGATGAATGCGATCAGGATGAGAGCTTGA
- a CDS encoding ABC-F family ATP-binding cassette domain-containing protein, whose translation MNVVDVSGLSKSFGSRELLNNVTFAIGEDERVGLIGANGAGKSTLLTILGGVEDRDSGAIVMKRGASVGYLSQEPVLDEDSTVAAEIEGGLTEIRRAIAAFHELSEKMGKSPADMERLLERQGELSVWIEHHGGWNTDHRVREMMTHLNLPDPAQRIGTLSGGTKRRVALARLLLQAPELLLLDEPTNHLDADTTQWLQDHLKGYPGAVVLITHDRYFLDEVVTRMLELEDGAVTSYPGGYTLYLEQREERLQNEAKTRSRLLNLLRIETAWMRRGPKARSTKQKARIGRYEDLQEATAGGARRELKIGFSTEEGLGGTILELDGVVKGFGERNLISGVTFGMKRGDRVGVIGPNGCGKTTLIRMIMGEETPDNGQVTVGKKTRISYFDQLREVIDPAQTVYDFFGDGDYVSCRGEKRHKIGYLEEFLFSPEDRRRPIGSLSGGEKSRLILARLMLQDSNLLILDEPTNDLDIPTLQLLDASLASFPGCVLMVTHDRFFLDKVATGVLAFEGEGVVTFHEGNYSNYRERREALRIAASESRNEKKDVPAKKVEKPKKGLTFAERNELERVEERIGVLEQELGEVEAMLADPASYATVEGGIGAISARYSAVEAELAASYARWEELELKKAG comes from the coding sequence ATGAACGTAGTAGATGTCTCCGGACTCTCCAAGAGCTTCGGTTCGCGCGAGCTTCTCAATAATGTCACCTTCGCCATCGGCGAGGACGAGCGGGTGGGGCTGATCGGTGCCAACGGCGCCGGAAAGTCGACGCTCCTTACCATCCTCGGCGGCGTGGAGGACCGCGACAGCGGCGCCATTGTCATGAAGCGCGGCGCATCGGTCGGGTATCTTAGCCAGGAGCCGGTGCTCGACGAGGATTCCACTGTCGCCGCCGAGATCGAGGGTGGTCTCACCGAGATCCGCCGCGCCATCGCCGCCTTCCACGAGCTGTCGGAGAAGATGGGGAAGAGTCCCGCGGACATGGAGCGCCTTCTGGAGCGCCAGGGTGAGCTTTCCGTCTGGATCGAGCATCACGGCGGGTGGAACACCGATCACCGCGTGCGCGAGATGATGACCCACCTGAACCTCCCCGATCCGGCGCAACGCATCGGCACACTCTCGGGGGGTACGAAGCGCCGCGTCGCGCTGGCAAGGCTCCTTTTGCAGGCCCCTGAGCTCCTGCTCCTGGACGAGCCGACGAACCACCTCGATGCGGACACCACGCAGTGGCTTCAGGATCATCTGAAGGGATACCCGGGCGCGGTGGTGCTGATCACCCACGACCGCTACTTCCTCGACGAAGTCGTCACCAGGATGCTGGAGCTGGAGGATGGCGCCGTCACTTCCTACCCCGGCGGATACACCCTGTACCTCGAGCAGCGCGAGGAGCGGCTCCAGAACGAGGCGAAGACGCGCTCGCGCCTCCTGAACCTCCTGAGGATCGAGACCGCCTGGATGCGTCGCGGCCCGAAGGCGCGCAGCACGAAGCAGAAGGCGCGCATCGGCCGCTACGAGGATCTGCAGGAGGCCACGGCGGGGGGGGCACGCCGGGAGCTGAAGATAGGCTTCTCCACCGAGGAGGGACTCGGCGGCACCATCCTGGAGCTGGACGGCGTTGTGAAGGGGTTCGGCGAGAGGAACCTCATCAGCGGGGTCACCTTCGGGATGAAGCGGGGCGACAGGGTCGGCGTCATCGGGCCGAACGGCTGCGGCAAGACAACTCTCATCCGCATGATCATGGGGGAGGAAACCCCGGACAACGGGCAGGTGACGGTGGGGAAAAAGACGCGCATCTCCTACTTCGACCAGCTCCGCGAGGTCATCGACCCGGCGCAGACGGTGTACGACTTCTTTGGCGACGGCGACTACGTGAGCTGCCGCGGCGAGAAGCGGCACAAGATCGGTTACCTGGAGGAATTCCTCTTTTCCCCGGAGGACCGCAGGCGCCCGATCGGCAGTCTCTCCGGAGGGGAGAAGAGCCGGCTCATCCTGGCAAGGCTCATGCTGCAGGACTCGAACCTCCTCATCCTGGACGAGCCGACGAACGACCTCGATATCCCGACGCTGCAGCTTCTCGACGCCTCGCTTGCCTCCTTCCCCGGCTGCGTCCTCATGGTGACGCACGACCGGTTCTTCCTCGACAAGGTCGCCACCGGCGTCCTTGCCTTCGAAGGGGAAGGGGTGGTGACCTTCCACGAGGGGAACTACTCCAACTACCGCGAGCGCAGGGAGGCGCTGCGCATCGCCGCGAGCGAGAGCCGCAACGAAAAGAAGGATGTCCCGGCGAAAAAGGTGGAAAAGCCGAAGAAGGGACTGACCTTTGCGGAGCGAAACGAGCTGGAGCGGGTTGAGGAGCGGATCGGCGTTCTGGAACAGGAGCTCGGCGAGGTGGAGGCGATGCTGGCGGACCCTGCCTCGTACGCAACTGTCGAGGGTGGGATAGGGGCGATCTCCGCGCGCTACAGCGCGGTCGAGGCGGAGCTTGCTGCGAGCTACGCACGGTGGGAAGAGCTGGAGCTTAAAAAGGCCGGGTAA
- a CDS encoding LEA type 2 family protein has product MKKLFCLLLVLFLFTGGCTAFFKDPTVTVKDLNVVSLDGAGAGMELYLTVENKNSFDVKLQGYNYDLRVMALPVAKGGAREEISFPAKEVTDVRIPVRVAFSDMWEILKRKPDPDGVPYDLKAGLELDTPMGLMTVPVLKKGSYVVPQKYRPAFLFGKLTDFLQIGN; this is encoded by the coding sequence TTGAAAAAACTGTTCTGTCTGCTGCTCGTGCTATTTCTTTTTACCGGAGGGTGCACGGCCTTCTTCAAGGATCCCACGGTCACTGTCAAGGATTTGAATGTCGTCTCGCTCGATGGAGCCGGTGCCGGCATGGAGCTGTACCTCACCGTTGAGAACAAAAACAGCTTCGACGTGAAGCTTCAGGGGTACAACTACGACCTGAGGGTCATGGCCTTGCCTGTCGCCAAGGGGGGCGCCCGCGAAGAGATAAGCTTCCCCGCCAAGGAGGTCACGGACGTGCGCATTCCCGTGCGGGTGGCGTTCAGCGACATGTGGGAGATCCTGAAGAGAAAGCCCGATCCGGACGGCGTGCCGTACGACCTGAAGGCGGGGCTCGAGCTCGACACGCCGATGGGGCTGATGACCGTACCTGTGTTGAAAAAAGGAAGCTACGTGGTTCCCCAGAAGTACCGCCCGGCCTTTCTGTTCGGGAAGCTTACGGACTTTTTGCAGATCGGGAACTAG
- a CDS encoding DnaA/Hda family protein: protein MQLIFDFPVTPRYSFENFVVCDGNKAAYRFAEKLAFGDGTENLLYLYGPQGSGKTHLLTALCGAIDGEYLSFAEKPVWSARGEEGPTLTDTFSEAKALVLDDLHLLPDSQDLRVEIWELFNAFYTSGRKIAISGLTPPKELPHLDGHLTSRLLWGLVAAMDVSSDSSRRMILQKLAKDRQMVLPEEVSEEILLRVRRDVPSLIYALESINRHAIATKRKVGLRLAKEALGLPA from the coding sequence ATGCAGCTCATCTTCGATTTTCCCGTCACCCCGCGCTACAGCTTTGAGAACTTTGTCGTCTGCGATGGCAACAAGGCCGCCTACCGCTTTGCCGAAAAGCTCGCCTTCGGCGACGGCACGGAAAATCTCCTCTACCTGTACGGCCCGCAAGGTTCCGGAAAGACGCACCTCCTCACCGCCCTTTGCGGCGCCATCGACGGCGAGTACCTTTCCTTCGCTGAGAAGCCGGTCTGGAGTGCCCGAGGCGAGGAGGGACCGACCCTCACCGACACCTTCAGTGAAGCAAAAGCGCTCGTGCTGGACGACCTGCATCTCCTTCCGGACAGCCAGGACCTGCGGGTGGAGATATGGGAGCTCTTCAACGCCTTCTATACGTCGGGGAGAAAGATTGCCATCTCAGGGCTGACGCCGCCGAAGGAGCTTCCGCACCTCGACGGCCATCTGACCAGCAGGCTGCTGTGGGGATTGGTGGCGGCGATGGATGTGTCGAGCGACAGTTCGCGCCGGATGATTCTTCAAAAGCTTGCCAAGGACCGCCAGATGGTCCTTCCTGAGGAGGTGAGCGAAGAGATACTGCTGCGGGTGCGCCGTGACGTCCCTTCCCTCATATACGCGCTGGAGTCGATCAACCGCCATGCCATCGCCACGAAGAGGAAAGTGGGGCTGCGCCTGGCGAAGGAAGCGCTGGGGCTCCCCGCCTGA
- the ruvA gene encoding Holliday junction branch migration protein RuvA has protein sequence MIALLTGKIAHKSPDFIILDVNGVGYRVQIPFSTYYALPAEGGAVSLQIHTSVKEDAINLYGFRTQEEKELFQLLIGVSGVGPKLANGILSNSEPAELAESLVRGDLARLSAIPGIGKKTAERLVLELKEKIKKLGFAAPHQEAAPVAASQEVRDDVVSALINLGYKEAVVQKALAELKIGSDATVEGTLKAALKILMK, from the coding sequence ATGATCGCTCTGCTCACCGGCAAAATAGCCCACAAGTCTCCGGACTTCATCATCCTCGACGTCAACGGTGTCGGGTACCGGGTGCAGATCCCCTTCTCCACCTACTACGCTCTCCCTGCCGAGGGGGGCGCCGTGTCGTTGCAGATCCACACCTCCGTGAAGGAAGATGCGATAAACCTGTACGGCTTCCGCACCCAGGAGGAGAAGGAGCTCTTTCAGCTCCTCATCGGCGTCTCCGGGGTCGGGCCGAAGCTGGCAAATGGCATCCTCTCCAACAGTGAACCTGCGGAGCTCGCGGAGAGCCTCGTGCGGGGCGATCTGGCGCGACTCTCCGCTATCCCCGGTATCGGAAAGAAGACGGCGGAGCGACTCGTTCTGGAGCTGAAGGAGAAGATCAAGAAGCTCGGCTTTGCCGCTCCGCACCAGGAGGCGGCGCCGGTGGCGGCATCGCAGGAAGTGCGCGACGACGTGGTCTCCGCCCTCATCAATCTCGGCTACAAAGAGGCAGTGGTACAAAAAGCCCTCGCGGAGCTGAAGATCGGCTCCGATGCAACCGTGGAAGGAACGCTGAAGGCCGCGCTCAAAATCCTAATGAAGTAG
- a CDS encoding lytic transglycosylase, with protein MLVAVVFSTTSCDQSHLQQAHAPAAPISPVLVRELQALPGPAETTPLPAAVEQKAQPKDLALEERKKQVSAISAAFARRTTPRRARWLAELCYQKTEGTLLTPMDLAEIALAETGGHKLSSRAVSSRGALGVWQLMPDRAISHGFRPHEMRDDEKCAEAAVRELYVKLRDAKGNLNRAKRLYCGSGPAARVYEVKRRLFRQELLRELDDIKVRHEMVREMQEAGGMDLAPRG; from the coding sequence TTGCTTGTAGCGGTGGTTTTCTCCACCACGTCGTGCGACCAGAGCCATCTGCAACAGGCACACGCTCCTGCGGCCCCCATTTCGCCGGTCCTCGTCAGGGAGCTGCAAGCGTTGCCTGGTCCTGCAGAGACCACACCGTTACCCGCCGCTGTGGAGCAGAAGGCTCAACCGAAAGACCTGGCTCTCGAGGAAAGAAAGAAGCAGGTATCTGCAATATCTGCGGCATTTGCCCGCCGGACCACACCAAGAAGAGCTCGCTGGCTTGCTGAGCTCTGCTACCAGAAGACAGAAGGCACCCTTTTGACACCGATGGACCTGGCCGAGATAGCACTCGCCGAGACAGGCGGGCACAAGCTCTCCTCCAGGGCTGTCTCCAGCAGGGGTGCCCTCGGGGTCTGGCAACTGATGCCTGACAGGGCCATCAGCCACGGCTTTCGCCCGCACGAAATGCGCGACGACGAGAAGTGTGCCGAAGCTGCTGTCCGCGAGCTTTATGTGAAGCTGCGCGACGCCAAAGGAAACTTAAACAGGGCCAAAAGGCTCTATTGCGGCAGCGGACCGGCTGCCCGGGTGTACGAAGTGAAGCGCAGGCTATTCCGTCAGGAGCTTCTTCGTGAACTGGACGACATAAAGGTCCGTCACGAGATGGTCCGGGAAATGCAGGAGGCGGGTGGCATGGACCTGGCGCCGCGCGGATAG
- the ruvB gene encoding Holliday junction branch migration DNA helicase RuvB, whose amino-acid sequence MTRTISPHKTEEDLFESSLRPRALNDYVGQEKAKSNLALFIDAARGRSEALDHVLLYGPPGLGKTTLANIIACEMGVNIKSTSGPVIERPGDLAAILTNLEQHDVLFIDEIHRLSHVVEEILYPAMEDFQLDIIIGQGPSARTIKLDLPKFTLVGATTRAGLLSSPLRDRFGVISRLEFYTDEELAFIVTRSARILGMGIEPEGAMELARRSRGTPRIANRLLRRVRDFAQVRADGVITREVADQALSLLEIDDMGFDQMDRMILLTIIDKFGGGPVGLDTVAAAISEESDTIEDVYEPFLIQNGFLNRTPRGRVATAAAYHHFGRIAPESPQGRLF is encoded by the coding sequence ATGACCCGCACCATTTCCCCCCACAAAACTGAAGAAGACCTCTTCGAATCAAGCCTCAGACCGCGGGCGCTGAACGATTACGTGGGGCAGGAGAAGGCAAAGTCAAACCTCGCCCTCTTCATCGACGCGGCACGCGGCAGGAGCGAGGCGCTCGACCACGTCCTCCTCTACGGCCCTCCCGGGCTCGGGAAGACCACGCTGGCAAACATCATCGCCTGCGAGATGGGGGTCAACATCAAGTCCACCTCGGGCCCCGTTATCGAGCGTCCCGGCGACCTCGCCGCGATCCTTACGAACCTGGAGCAGCACGACGTCCTCTTCATCGACGAGATCCACCGTCTCTCCCATGTGGTGGAGGAGATCCTCTACCCCGCCATGGAGGACTTCCAGCTCGATATCATCATCGGCCAGGGGCCGAGCGCCCGTACCATCAAGCTCGATCTCCCGAAATTCACCCTCGTCGGGGCCACCACCCGCGCCGGCCTCCTCTCCTCCCCCCTCAGGGATCGTTTCGGTGTCATCTCGCGCCTCGAGTTCTACACCGACGAGGAGCTCGCCTTCATCGTCACACGGTCTGCACGCATTCTCGGCATGGGTATCGAGCCGGAGGGGGCGATGGAGCTCGCGCGCCGAAGCCGCGGCACGCCGAGGATCGCCAACCGCCTCTTGAGACGGGTGCGGGACTTCGCACAGGTCCGTGCGGACGGCGTCATCACCCGCGAGGTTGCGGATCAGGCGCTCTCCCTTCTGGAGATCGACGACATGGGGTTCGACCAGATGGACCGCATGATTCTCCTCACCATCATCGACAAGTTCGGCGGCGGGCCGGTGGGACTCGACACGGTGGCGGCCGCCATCAGCGAGGAGAGCGACACCATCGAGGACGTGTACGAGCCGTTCCTCATCCAGAACGGATTTCTCAACCGCACCCCCCGCGGGCGCGTCGCGACTGCTGCGGCCTACCACCACTTTGGCAGGATCGCACCGGAATCACCGCAGGGCAGGCTCTTTTAG